The Miscanthus floridulus cultivar M001 chromosome 6, ASM1932011v1, whole genome shotgun sequence genomic interval AAACTTCTACGAGGGGCTTATGCCCATGTCAAAGGGGCACATAGATGCCACTGCTGGAGGAGCATTTCTCTCCCTCACCATCAACAATCCCACAACACTCATCAAGAAAATGGTGGCAAACCAAATTTTGGGAGAGGAACGCAagcaacaaaaaggcatgcataccatgaaggagacGGATATGCTTGCCACAAAAATAGATTTGTTACTATCAAGACTGAACAAAAGGGCCTATGAGAAGGAAGCCATGAAGGCCAGCGTTTAGGCCATGGACTCACATATTATGTGTGAGGTCTATGGAGAAGTCGAACACTCAGTAAACAACTGCCCTGAGACCCATAAAGACGCTACCTACATCAACAATGAGTTCTAACAAGGTAACAATAACGGGTGGAATAATCAATCCTGCCCACAAGGTGGTAATTTGAACtacaattcaaatttcaattcaaattcaccttccttgaaagacctagttttaggtcaagcaaaaataaacaaaaacctTACTATAAAGCTAATTTATAATGACAAAATGCTAGAAAATATTAATTTTGAAATAAAAGGTTTATCTTCCTCTGTTCAAAATCAATTgaactttaataaaatgatagaaacaaaattagctcaaattgctgctGCTATTCCTATTAATAATGAAGGAAAGATCCCAGGGCAACCCAAGAATTCTCTTAAAAAAGTTAATGCAGTGACCACGAGGGGCGATAAGTCCACTCATgatccaccaaaccctaaccataAAATAGGAAAAGCACAAGGGCAATAGGAGGATGGACCTTCATCATCAACAAAAACACAAAAAGAACACGAAGAGGAGGAAACGGCACCACAAgacttcatcgacactagctacCTGTCATTTTTGACAAGAAAAAGAAAGCAAGCCATGGACGAGCAATTCGCTCGCTTTGTCGAGATGATAGAAAAGATACATGTGAGCACCCCCCTAATGGATGTCTTACATGTACCTTCCTACacaaagtacatcaaagacatcatcaacaacaagtgAATATTGCCGTCCATAGAAGTTGTAAAGCTGACAAAAGAATGTAGCGCTGCTATACTCAACCGTCTacatgagaagaagaaggaccctaGGTGCCCCACTATCACATGCTCGATTGGCACCCAGCAGTTTGATCATGACTTGTGCAATCTTGGGGCAAGTGTAAGCATTATGCCCAAGACCATCTTTGACAAGCTGAACttcacctaccttgcaccgacaccaatgATGCTCCCAATGGCTGACTCCATGGTCTGTTACCCAGTAGGGATCACTGAACATATCCTAGTGAAAATCCAGGGTTACTTCATCCCTGTTGACTTTGTGGTGCTAGATATGGAAATGACAAAGGAATCATCCCTCATCCTAAGGCGACCTTTCCTCAGCACTGCAGGCACACAAATTCATGTTGGAGCTAGAGAAATCCGCTTCAACATCAATGGCAAGGAAGAGAAGTTTGACTTTCGGCCCAAGCAAGAGCAATGCTCCATGATAAGAATCAAGTATGGGCCGAACCCACAAAGCATAAAGGAGGTTGAAATACAGCCTCAACTGGTGGACAGTCTTATCAAGAAAGATAAAGAAAATAAAAGGAGGCCATAGCAGAAAAAGAACAACCCGAAGAGAAAGGAAGAAACACCAAAGGTTGTTCCCACACCACCAAAGAAGGAAAAGGTGTGGAAACAAAAAGGAGGTCTAaagtccaccaccacaccaccaaaatcaaacaaaatggtGTGGAGGCTGAAAAAGTTACAGCCTACTTCTCTAGGCACGGATGTACCTTCATCAAGCAAGAAATGAAGGGAGAAGAGTCCTCCTCATTGGACTTTAAACAATaagcccttgccgaaggtaaatcggtagttatcctttATACTTTGCTTAATAAAAAGTTGCTAAAAGTTTCTATATAATAAAACTATgcttaaaaataaaaacaattaGTTCACTTTCCATATATCTAGAATAAATTTCTCTTCCATGATTTATACAAAGTATGTTTTGGTTTGAAGTATGGTTAGTGTGCAATCATACTCTCATAGACTTATCAAATTAAGTATGGTGCTTAGGTTGTTTAGTCTACCTTGATCAAATTAAAACATAATGTTTAGTTTGATCATTGAACCAAAAAACAGCTGAGTATAGGCATGGCTGAGTTCAAAACcaaataaaaatatataacaaaataatataTCTTCCTCGGAGTCATCACCAAGCAATCGGCCATAAGCTAGGTTGGGGGAGGGCCCCGCAAAGGTAACATGTATCTTTTATCACTTATATTTCTTACATTTATTTTCATtcataaaaataaaatatgataaaaacaccaaaaatatttattccactctcatatgtgttctaagaatgtttagtttctcctaagttgaaatgatgaatagttgctctatctataattcatctgtgtctaggctataacttagtattccccaagatttaagtttgttggctaaaaatgtctcatcctaaaaacttgaaaaaTTATGGGtttgcaaatgcatgctccttttcaAAATTattgcgagttatgatatggtacaaatataatttgctatgactttgttctaagagaaacttgacatctagagattttactttcaaaaatgctaaaatcaaaagtacctcaatgattatgaatacctaccaaggccatatgacatgatatacATTCAAAatcttagtcatatgctacttgtttgatcattgagctttgtcaaattgttgtgacccttgatgagattctcgtcatgcacccatgatcaagacacacgtacacccacaaataaactgttaattcttacactgagagttatgcaaaaacatgcttttttgTCCACCAAATAaattactccattcatttatcatgtctctctcaaaaaatttcatatgccaaaaaataGTATGGGCtaagctaaaaaataaaaaaaaggagaaaagaaTTTTCATGCaaaaaggcatgagagaaaaaaatgcatgccaaagagcatgaagaaaagaaaagaaaaagaagaaagaaagatagtccatactttcaaataaaaggcatttaTTCAAAAAGAGAGAGACTCATGATTccaaggagtaccaaaaatatttagaattaggaagttataaaaattccacacacttgcacatcttgatcaaagtgtatgacttgcatctccttgaggtccggtctttgacttagcaaaatatgtgatgcaagtatgccccactcttcatacctacccaaaactctactcaaaagccttagtggtaggatatgaaaaagaaggcaaaaatctcaaatgccttggtgaggtttcatacacattgagcgatcgagagaatcatttgaggaacttacatttattttacaaaactcataaaacctccggATAGATGGTTAATCAAAGAATGACGgattggtgattctgttataaccattctatcttgcaacTGCCCAAGAACTTAGAAAAGCTATACACCCCacagggatcaaggtaaagggtggattaaaatgccaacttatttgaattgtggaagaatactttgttatagacatggcacttgtgaattgtATAAGCATAGTAGCAGCTCCtaatcaacaaccaagtacttagctatttgctcaggatgagcaaaggttaagcttgagggatttgttggtgatcactaacgacaacattcgactaccaattattatccaaaaataggagaaataaacaatcttttgacacatgcctttactattgacatagttccacttgtattggagaaaacattaTTTGTAGGACAAATATTTGAATACAAATGGAAAATGATCAAAATACACAAATGAGAAAGTGTAATGCAAATTCTATACCAAAGTACCAAGCAAAGGCCCCCTCCAATGAAGAATTTGGGCCGAGCACCGACGTGGTAGTGGTCCAGGCCCACCCAGGAACCAACCACGTGAAGGCGGTCGCAAGGTGGGCCCACCAGGGTGTGGGCGCACCCTAGGTGTGGCCACACCCCTGCCGCCTCCTCTTGGCCCCATCTTTCTATGGTGGTTGCAAGCCACCATGCTACAGTGGTTCCCAGGTGTTTCCTATTTTTCCAGCGCTGAACCGACCAAGCCACTAGTATAAGAAGAGGGCTAGAGCTCATTCTCAATACACATAATCATTTGGAGCCAAGCACCTCACTACCAtctcttgtactcttttagtttGAGTAGTACTTTTGTGAGCAAGGCAagagctacttggagagcttgtctccttgctagaagagtgacatcttggtataaataatactatgaagagttcttccatagtcatcctctcatatcatttatatagtagtgcatatgaactagactatagttttcatgttataatcatgatatatgaactagcatatagtttgtatgtTATGATATTGACATGTAGacctttatgcttaatcattcatatgacttatatgagtagaattagagctaagttgaggtggcggttcatcatgccttgtttcatggtcatcaa includes:
- the LOC136460521 gene encoding uncharacterized protein; its protein translation is MPKTIFDKLNFTYLAPTPMMLPMADSMVCYPVGITEHILVKIQGYFIPVDFVVLDMEMTKESSLILRRPFLSTAGTQIHVGAREIRFNINGKEEKFDFRPKQEQCSMIRIKYGPNPQSIKEVEIQPQLVDSLIKKDKENKRRP